A window from Onychostoma macrolepis isolate SWU-2019 chromosome 07, ASM1243209v1, whole genome shotgun sequence encodes these proteins:
- the si:dkeyp-74b6.2 gene encoding cerebellin-1, with amino-acid sequence MSGTRLALLCLMGPLLVRGQNDTEPIVLEGKCLVVCDSTPTTEPAGSALGMSVRSGSGRIAFSAVRNNNHEPSEMSNRTMTIYFDQVLVNVGSHFDPARSVFVAPRKGVYSFSFNVVKVYNRQTIQVSLVLNGWPVISAFAGDQDVTREAATNAGLITMERGDKAYLKLERGNLMGGWKYSTFSGFLVFPS; translated from the exons ATGAGCGGCACACGGTTAGCTCTTCTCTGTCTGATGGGCCCCCTGCTGGTTCGGGGCCAGAATGACACGGAGCCCATTGTGCTGGAAGGGAAGTGTTTAGTGGTTTGCGACTCCACTCCGACCACAGAACCCGCCGGGAGCGCTTTGGGAATGTCGGTGCGCTCCGGAAGCGGCCGCATCGCCTTCTCGGCTGTGAGGAACAACAACCACGAACCGTCTGAGATGAGCAACCGCACCATGACCATATACTTCGACCAG GTTCTGGTGAATGTTGGGAGTCATTTCGATCCGGCACGGAGCGTTTTTGTGGCTCCTAGAAAAGGAGTGTACAGCTTCAGTTTCAATGTGGTGAAAGTTTACAACAGACAAACTATACAG GTGAGTCTGGTGTTGAACGGCTGGCCGGTGATCTCGGCCTTCGCCGGCGATCAGGACGTGACGCGTGAGGCAGCGACCAACGCCGGTCTCATTACGATGGAGAGAGGAGACAAAGCCTACCTCAAACTGGAGAGAGGAAACCTGATGGGCGGCTGGAAATACTCCACCTTCTCCGGCTTCCTGGTCTTTCCCTCATAG